A single window of Actinoallomurus bryophytorum DNA harbors:
- a CDS encoding GAF domain-containing protein has translation MRALAQGLRYVRRRGPAFRILLAGGVMALLSAITFGALSRVITEMRDADTAARDSTAALISAGRLERLLFDLDADSQTLALVGDQESLREYDAARSAFDAAEAKVGAFRGSKSQAAAARRLVQADDAYVRGYLGPLVTTAQNSPLSARSAILRSALQRGEGTRRLATLREQGTTFENTQRAVADAAERRSAVTGRETAVAVALTGVIAILLIFLLVVYVTRVIARPVRRVVLVAGDREESGAEARTPEASPGEVGALKRQLNTMVASLAASQAKLQQVADMQGALRRVATLVACGSSPSEVFTAVAAEVGHVLDAAHTVIVRFEPDDTANVVAYWNDPGVPQVMPPLDGHWPIEEGTVTGTVRSTERPARMNDYERNTTAIGHWARLMNLRCVVGCPVKVEGRVWGAMIIHCINAEPAYGVTEDRMQEFVGLVGSAIANAQSRSDLLSSRARVVAAADESRRRIERDLHDGAQQRLVTLALKLRNAADGPDQVPLRELLDGLVHDLSDILDDLQEVSRGIVPPILTRSGLPPALRSLARRSPIPVRLRMGGVKGRLPERVEVAVFYTVSEGLTNIVKHAHASEVCVDLDLQHETVRLSIRDDGCGGADLSGGTGLVGLKDRVEALNGRISVTSPPGEGTSLLVAIPTDPMRDPDAGSSPP, from the coding sequence ATGCGCGCACTGGCACAAGGGCTGAGGTACGTCCGGCGCCGGGGGCCGGCGTTCCGGATCCTCCTCGCGGGCGGCGTGATGGCTCTGCTGTCGGCCATCACCTTCGGCGCCCTGTCCCGGGTGATCACCGAGATGCGCGACGCGGACACGGCCGCGCGCGACTCCACGGCGGCTCTCATCTCCGCCGGTCGGCTGGAACGACTCCTCTTCGACCTCGATGCCGACTCCCAGACCCTCGCCCTCGTCGGCGACCAGGAGTCTCTGCGGGAATACGATGCCGCCCGGTCCGCCTTCGACGCCGCGGAGGCCAAGGTGGGGGCGTTCCGGGGGAGTAAGAGTCAGGCTGCAGCCGCCCGGCGGCTCGTCCAGGCCGACGACGCCTACGTGCGCGGCTATCTGGGCCCGCTCGTGACGACGGCCCAGAACAGTCCGCTCTCGGCGCGGTCCGCGATCCTGCGGTCCGCACTGCAGAGGGGGGAGGGGACACGGCGTCTGGCGACCCTGCGTGAACAGGGCACCACGTTCGAGAACACCCAGCGTGCGGTCGCCGACGCCGCCGAGCGACGCTCGGCCGTCACCGGCCGCGAGACCGCCGTCGCCGTGGCCCTGACCGGGGTGATCGCGATCCTGCTGATCTTCCTCCTCGTCGTCTACGTGACAAGGGTCATCGCCCGCCCGGTGCGTCGCGTCGTTCTCGTGGCCGGTGACCGGGAAGAGAGCGGTGCCGAGGCCAGGACGCCGGAGGCGTCGCCGGGCGAGGTCGGTGCCCTCAAGAGGCAGCTCAACACGATGGTGGCCTCACTCGCGGCGAGCCAGGCCAAGCTCCAGCAGGTCGCGGACATGCAGGGGGCCCTGCGCCGTGTCGCCACGCTCGTCGCCTGCGGGAGCTCGCCTTCGGAGGTCTTCACGGCCGTCGCCGCCGAGGTGGGCCATGTGCTCGACGCGGCTCACACCGTGATCGTCCGATTCGAGCCCGATGACACGGCCAACGTCGTCGCGTACTGGAACGACCCGGGCGTGCCCCAGGTGATGCCGCCCCTCGACGGGCACTGGCCGATCGAGGAGGGCACCGTCACCGGCACCGTGCGGAGCACCGAGCGGCCGGCGCGAATGAACGACTACGAGCGGAACACCACCGCGATCGGCCACTGGGCGCGCCTGATGAACCTCCGCTGCGTGGTGGGCTGCCCGGTGAAGGTCGAGGGACGCGTGTGGGGGGCAATGATCATCCACTGCATCAACGCGGAACCGGCGTACGGCGTCACCGAGGACCGGATGCAGGAGTTCGTGGGGCTGGTGGGTAGCGCGATCGCCAACGCGCAGAGCCGCAGCGATCTTCTGAGCTCCCGCGCACGCGTCGTCGCGGCCGCCGATGAGAGCCGGCGGCGCATCGAGCGTGACCTGCACGACGGAGCCCAGCAGCGGCTCGTCACCCTGGCTCTCAAGCTGCGCAACGCCGCCGACGGGCCCGACCAGGTACCGCTCAGGGAACTGCTGGACGGCCTGGTGCACGATCTGTCGGACATCCTCGATGACCTGCAGGAGGTCTCCCGCGGCATCGTCCCGCCGATCCTCACGCGGTCCGGTCTGCCCCCGGCACTACGCTCGCTCGCGCGACGTTCGCCCATCCCCGTGCGCCTGCGGATGGGCGGCGTCAAGGGCCGTCTCCCCGAACGCGTCGAGGTCGCCGTCTTCTACACCGTCTCCGAAGGGCTGACGAACATCGTCAAGCACGCGCACGCCTCCGAGGTGTGCGTCGACCTCGACCTGCAACACGAGACGGTACGGCTGTCGATCCGCGACGACGGATGCGGCGGAGCCGATCTTTCGGGCGGAACCGGCCTCGTCGGCCTGAAGGACCGCGTCGAGGCGCTCAACGGCCGTATCTCGGTGACCAGCCCGCCCGGGGAGGGCACGTCCCTGCTCGTCGCGATCCCGACCGACCCGATGCGGGATCCGGATGCCGGCAGCTCACCGCCGTGA